One Candida dubliniensis CD36 chromosome 1, complete sequence genomic region harbors:
- a CDS encoding CAAX farnesyltransferase alpha subunit, putative (Similar to S. cerevisiae RAM2;~Similar to C. albicans RAM2) — MKNSNYDYSDITPVDINTEEPQICQILYDEDYKQIMGMLLALMKAEEYSERALYITELGINELASHYTIWIYRFNILKNLPNRNLYDELDWCEEIALDNEKNYQIWNYRQLIIGRIMELNNNEFDPYREFPILEAMLSSDPKNHHVWSYRKWLVDTFELHNDTKELSFVGKVIDTDLKNNSAWSHRFFLLFSRKHLTTDTIIDGELNYVKERIIKCPQNPSTWNYLLGTCEKFNRPITQLEEFSLQFVDLEKDQVTSSFALETLAKIYKQQKKYNESKTLYGLLKSKYDPIRSNFWDYQISQLTSV, encoded by the coding sequence ATGAAGAATTCCAACTATGACTATTCCGACATTACCCCTGTTGATATAAATACCGAAGAGCCTCAAATATGTCAAATTTTGTATGACGAAGATTATAAACAAATCATGGGGATGTTGCTTGCACTTATGAAAGCGGAAGAATATTCTGAACGTGCATTGTATATTACTGAATTGGGTATTAACGAATTAGCATCACATTATACCATATGGATCTACCgatttaatattttgaaaaatttaccTAATCGAAACCTTTATGATGAATTAGATTGGTGTGAAGAAATTGCTTTGGACAATGAAAAAAACTATCAGATTTGGAATTATCgacaattaataattggtCGAATTAtggaattaaataataatgagtTTGACCCTTATCGAGAATTCCCCATATTGGAAGCAATGTTAAGTTCAGATCCAAAAAACCATCATGTTTGGTCATATCGTAAATGGTTAGTTGATACTTTTGAATTGCATAATGATACAAAAGAATTATCGTTTGTTGGGAAAGTCATTGATactgatttgaaaaataacaGTGCTTGGTCTCATCGattctttttgttgtttagtAGGAAACATTTGACCACCGATACTATAATTGATGGGGAACTAAATTAtgttaaagaaagaattattaagtGTCCTCAAAATCCAAGTACTTGGAACTATTTATTGGGTACTTGCGAAAAGTTTAATCGACCAATTACTCAATTAGAAGAATTCAGTTTACAATTTGTTGACTTGGAGAAAGATCAAGTAACGAGTTCATTTGCATTGGAAACATTGGCGAAAATATATAAGCAACAGAAGAAATATAATGAGTCGAAAACTCTTTATGGAttgttgaaatcaaaatatgaTCCAATCAGATCAAATTTCTGGGATTATCAGATTTCCCAACTTACATCAGTGTAA